The following proteins come from a genomic window of Micromonospora zamorensis:
- a CDS encoding universal stress protein: MTGPPILVGVDGSDCSLVAVDLAVREAALRGRPVRIVYCDPMGRSPRLGAQRPGKRTGWRPFVRPAAGDPGRDDIARRQVIESPLTAGAFAAV, from the coding sequence ATGACCGGCCCACCCATTCTTGTCGGAGTCGACGGGTCTGACTGCAGCCTCGTCGCGGTTGACCTCGCCGTTCGTGAAGCCGCGCTACGGGGACGTCCGGTACGCATCGTGTACTGCGACCCCATGGGCCGATCACCCCGCCTGGGCGCACAACGACCCGGCAAGCGAACTGGCTGGCGGCCTTTTGTCCGACCCGCAGCAGGCGATCCCGGCCGCGACGACATAGCACGCCGCCAGGTCATCGAAAGCCCCCTGACCGCCGGCGCGTTTGCGGCGGTGTAG
- a CDS encoding cupin domain-containing protein yields the protein MQKFSLTALARQQLKLAHSASSGRSSSTVHGGHEHQLRQTVIALTAGQMLSEHENPGEATVHVLHGRVRLGAGEMSWDGVPGDLLIVPDRRHTLEALEDAAVLLTVAKHS from the coding sequence ATGCAGAAATTCTCCCTGACCGCACTGGCCCGTCAGCAGCTCAAGCTCGCGCACAGCGCCTCCAGCGGCCGTAGCAGCTCCACCGTTCATGGCGGCCACGAGCACCAACTCCGCCAGACGGTGATCGCGCTGACCGCCGGCCAGATGCTCAGCGAACACGAGAACCCCGGCGAGGCCACGGTCCACGTACTGCACGGCCGGGTCCGGCTCGGCGCTGGCGAAATGTCCTGGGACGGCGTACCTGGCGACCTGCTGATCGTGCCGGATCGCCGGCACACGCTGGAAGCGCTCGAAGACGCCGCGGTGCTGCTCACCGTCGCCAAGCACTCATGA
- a CDS encoding cation-translocating P-type ATPase has protein sequence MTVPKTQVAPDVGSEPGPNRVLRPTSAEAGGLSSRDAAARLARDGGNVLPTPQPTPLWRRIATQLRDPLVLVLLAAAGFTLATADFTDAAVILLVIAVNTTVGVLQEIKAERAITALSALTAPAARVVRDGRQREVPAADLVTDDLLILAEGDVVPADARLVESVALLVDEAALTGESAPVDKFVAATDADSTLAASAVVSAGTVVVRGRGRAVITATGAASAMGRIAAMMVTSPGLTPLQRRLAGVGRQLAVGALLLCGLVLAIGLVRGQPLQLMIVTAISLVVAAVPESLPAVVTLSLALGARRMTARHAVIRRLPAVETLGSVTILATDKTGTLTEGTMVVRQLWTPHGDASVSGFGFAPDGRIHRGGENIVAGQAGDQAPDLVELMRAAVLCSDASLRAPSPDNDDWMAVGDPTEAALLTAGGKLGIDVDELHQGLPRHGEAPFDSDRKRMSTAHQLADGRIRIICKGAPEALLQPAIVTDHPNVLRRATDRADTLAREGYRVLAVAQVERDTMPGDAAGYEHSLRLLGLIAILDPPRASAAATIAACRDAGITPVLITGDHPATATAIATELHIIDAGGTVVDCRTTDPGPAATRGVRVFARATPQQKVVIIDALRAAGEVVAMTGDGVNDGPALHRADIGVAMGKRGTEVARQAADLVLADDELATVVAAAREGRRVYANIRRFLLYALSGGAAEIAVMLVGPFVGLPLPLLPAQILWINLLTHGLPGLAMGSEPADPDAMRQPPRPPAETVLGAGLWQRVLRIAAVIAAVTIGVGVWAHTTERPWQTLTFLALGLTQLAVALGSRARPGTAANPMLFAAVGAALLLQLAAIYAPPLRQLLGTEPVTVTDLLIVTAVSALGYAAIRLDRRIHSTPPTPAEVGRPISESPAST, from the coding sequence ATGACCGTACCGAAGACGCAGGTCGCACCGGATGTGGGCTCGGAGCCCGGGCCGAACCGCGTTCTGCGCCCCACCTCGGCCGAAGCCGGTGGCCTGTCGTCGCGCGACGCCGCCGCGCGGTTGGCACGTGACGGCGGCAACGTGCTGCCGACGCCGCAACCCACACCGCTGTGGCGAAGGATCGCCACGCAGTTGCGCGACCCGCTGGTGCTGGTCCTGCTCGCTGCGGCAGGGTTCACCCTGGCGACTGCCGACTTCACCGACGCGGCCGTCATCCTGTTGGTCATCGCCGTCAACACCACCGTCGGGGTGCTACAGGAAATCAAGGCGGAGCGGGCCATCACCGCACTGTCCGCGCTGACCGCCCCGGCCGCCCGGGTGGTCCGCGACGGCAGGCAACGCGAAGTCCCCGCTGCGGACCTCGTCACGGACGATCTGCTGATCCTGGCTGAAGGCGACGTCGTACCCGCAGACGCCCGCCTCGTGGAGTCGGTCGCGCTGCTCGTCGACGAGGCGGCGCTGACCGGAGAATCCGCGCCCGTCGACAAATTCGTCGCCGCCACCGACGCGGACTCGACACTGGCCGCGTCGGCAGTCGTATCGGCGGGCACGGTCGTCGTCCGGGGCCGCGGTCGCGCCGTCATCACCGCGACCGGCGCGGCCAGCGCGATGGGCCGCATCGCCGCCATGATGGTCACCAGCCCCGGCCTGACGCCCCTGCAGCGTCGCCTGGCCGGAGTGGGCCGCCAGCTCGCTGTCGGCGCGCTGCTGCTCTGCGGGCTGGTCCTGGCCATCGGTCTGGTGCGCGGACAACCGCTGCAGCTGATGATCGTCACCGCGATCAGCCTGGTGGTGGCAGCCGTACCGGAGTCGCTGCCGGCCGTGGTCACCCTCAGCCTGGCGCTCGGCGCACGCCGGATGACCGCCCGTCACGCGGTGATTCGCCGGCTGCCGGCGGTGGAGACCCTCGGATCGGTGACGATCCTGGCCACCGACAAAACCGGCACCCTCACCGAAGGCACCATGGTCGTGCGGCAGTTGTGGACCCCACACGGGGACGCCTCGGTCAGTGGTTTCGGCTTCGCTCCGGATGGGCGGATCCACCGAGGCGGCGAGAACATCGTCGCCGGCCAAGCCGGGGACCAGGCTCCCGACCTCGTGGAGCTGATGCGGGCGGCCGTGCTCTGCAGCGATGCGTCGCTGCGGGCGCCCAGCCCCGACAACGACGACTGGATGGCCGTCGGTGATCCCACGGAGGCGGCGCTACTGACCGCTGGCGGCAAGCTCGGCATTGACGTCGACGAGCTGCACCAGGGGTTACCCCGGCATGGCGAGGCACCGTTCGACAGCGACCGCAAACGGATGAGCACCGCACACCAGTTGGCCGACGGCCGCATACGGATCATCTGCAAGGGGGCCCCGGAGGCGCTGCTGCAGCCGGCGATCGTCACCGATCACCCCAACGTGCTGCGTCGGGCCACCGACCGCGCCGACACCCTCGCCCGAGAGGGTTACCGGGTCCTCGCCGTGGCCCAGGTCGAACGCGACACTATGCCTGGCGACGCCGCAGGTTACGAGCACAGCCTGCGACTCCTGGGCCTCATTGCGATCCTCGACCCGCCGCGCGCGTCTGCCGCAGCCACCATCGCCGCGTGCCGCGACGCCGGCATCACCCCGGTCCTCATCACCGGCGACCACCCCGCCACGGCCACCGCGATCGCCACCGAACTACACATCATCGATGCCGGTGGCACGGTGGTCGACTGTCGTACCACCGATCCCGGCCCGGCAGCCACCCGCGGCGTGCGGGTCTTCGCCCGCGCCACCCCGCAGCAGAAGGTTGTCATCATCGACGCCCTGCGTGCCGCCGGCGAGGTCGTCGCGATGACCGGTGACGGCGTCAACGACGGCCCAGCACTGCATCGCGCCGACATCGGCGTGGCAATGGGCAAGCGCGGCACCGAAGTCGCGCGCCAAGCCGCCGACCTGGTCCTCGCCGACGACGAGCTGGCCACCGTCGTTGCCGCCGCCCGGGAGGGCCGCCGCGTCTATGCCAACATCCGTCGGTTCCTGCTCTACGCCCTGTCCGGCGGCGCCGCCGAGATCGCCGTGATGCTGGTCGGGCCGTTCGTCGGCCTGCCCCTGCCGCTGCTCCCGGCCCAGATCCTCTGGATCAACCTGCTCACCCACGGCCTACCCGGCCTGGCAATGGGCAGCGAACCCGCCGACCCCGACGCCATGCGCCAGCCCCCACGCCCACCGGCTGAAACCGTTCTCGGCGCCGGACTGTGGCAACGCGTCCTGCGCATCGCGGCGGTCATCGCCGCCGTCACGATTGGCGTCGGCGTGTGGGCACACACCACCGAGCGGCCATGGCAGACCTTGACGTTCCTCGCTCTGGGCCTCACCCAACTCGCCGTGGCCCTGGGATCACGCGCCCGCCCCGGCACAGCGGCCAACCCCATGCTGTTCGCTGCCGTCGGCGCCGCTCTGCTGCTGCAACTCGCCGCCATCTACGCTCCGCCGCTGCGTCAGCTGCTCGGCACCGAACCGGTCACCGTAACCGACCTGCTGATCGTGACGGCCGTGTCCGCCCTGGGCTACGCCGCCATCCGCCTCGACCGCCGCATCCACTCGACCCCGCCAACACCAGCGGAGGTTGGTAGGCCCATTTCGGAATCCCCGGCGTCGACCTGA
- a CDS encoding Acg family FMN-binding oxidoreductase, translated as MSTDASIRAADTRAEARALSAAAAAAGHAPSIHNTQPWRWRVTGNELDLYLDHSRGLEVTDPDSRLAVLSCGAALHHALVSLAAAGWHTLVARLPNPAHPDHLAQLRIDHRIPVTPAAVRHLQTIALRHTDRRPVVSDPVATDKLHSIVTAVESAGAHLHLLQPDQVYDLATAVDHAQRTEADEVAWQAELAYWTGGTRPLGSGIPDSAIGDRAPRTTVPGRDFGHYGDLPISEAHENAATFAILYGLEDGKLDWLRAGEALSAAWLSATELGVSVLPLSATIEVAVTREHLRRLLANLGHPQLVLRFATSDPAGTAAPHTPRIAAEQIVERA; from the coding sequence ATGAGCACTGACGCTTCCATCCGAGCCGCCGACACCCGCGCCGAGGCCCGGGCGCTGTCCGCCGCCGCCGCAGCGGCGGGGCACGCCCCGTCGATCCACAACACACAACCCTGGCGGTGGCGTGTGACCGGCAACGAGTTGGACCTCTACCTTGATCACAGCCGGGGCCTCGAGGTCACCGACCCCGACTCCCGCCTCGCCGTCCTGAGCTGCGGTGCGGCGCTGCACCATGCTCTGGTCAGCCTCGCCGCAGCCGGCTGGCACACGCTCGTCGCCCGTCTGCCGAACCCCGCGCACCCCGACCACCTCGCGCAGTTGCGCATCGACCACCGAATCCCGGTAACCCCGGCTGCGGTACGCCATCTGCAAACCATCGCGCTACGGCACACCGACCGCAGGCCCGTCGTGAGTGACCCGGTCGCCACCGACAAGCTGCACTCCATCGTCACGGCCGTCGAATCCGCCGGCGCTCACCTACACCTGCTCCAGCCCGACCAGGTGTACGACCTGGCCACCGCCGTCGATCACGCCCAGCGCACCGAGGCCGACGAGGTCGCCTGGCAGGCCGAGCTCGCCTACTGGACCGGCGGCACCCGGCCGCTGGGCAGCGGCATTCCGGACTCCGCCATCGGTGACCGCGCACCGCGGACGACCGTGCCCGGTCGCGACTTCGGCCACTACGGCGACCTGCCCATCTCCGAGGCGCACGAAAACGCCGCCACATTCGCGATCCTCTACGGGCTTGAGGACGGCAAGCTCGACTGGCTCCGCGCCGGCGAGGCGCTCTCCGCCGCCTGGCTCTCCGCCACCGAACTGGGAGTATCAGTCCTGCCGTTGAGCGCCACGATCGAAGTGGCCGTCACCCGTGAGCACCTGCGGCGCCTACTGGCCAACCTCGGTCACCCGCAGCTCGTGCTGCGCTTCGCTACCTCGGACCCGGCCGGCACCGCCGCTCCACACACCCCGCGAATCGCCGCCGAACAGATCGTCGAGCGCGCCTGA